In one Bacteroidota bacterium genomic region, the following are encoded:
- a CDS encoding dicarboxylate/amino acid:cation symporter — protein sequence MKKFPLHWQILVALILAVIFGSMFKTNYQITPKAIEKFRDLELPEQMISELEKIQFKNFTEKALFEKTLNEQIGKENVAPYKKVIIRQAYNNDPVRAISWMGDLFLRALKMLIIPLILASIISGVSNIGSADNLGRLGLKTISYYMLTSLLAIITGLLLVNIFQPGVGIDRSLAESVDGLILTDKTLGQTLIEIVPENIFTSFTNSHMLSIIFFAILFGFFISKTSDSHKRILSNFFNALFDIMMKITLFVIKFTPLGIFGIVAKVVSEQADLWGLAQRMGVYMFVVILGLAIHMFATLPLLTRFIGKVRPFKHFNNMSSPLLTAFSTSSSGATLPLTISAVENKSGVSQKVSSFTLPLGATINMDGTALYECVAAIFIAQAYGMDLTIVQQIIIVITALLASIGAAAIPMAGLVMITVILSAIGLPLEGVGLILAVDRILDMFRTSTNVWSDTCGAVIIAKSEKEKLPIDL from the coding sequence ATGAAGAAATTTCCTCTCCACTGGCAAATATTGGTTGCCTTAATACTGGCTGTTATTTTTGGCAGTATGTTCAAAACAAACTATCAAATTACACCCAAGGCAATTGAAAAATTTCGTGATTTAGAATTACCCGAACAAATGATTTCTGAATTGGAGAAAATTCAATTTAAGAATTTCACAGAAAAAGCATTGTTCGAAAAAACGCTCAATGAACAAATTGGGAAAGAAAATGTTGCCCCTTACAAAAAAGTAATTATCAGGCAAGCATATAATAACGATCCTGTGCGTGCCATTAGTTGGATGGGCGATTTGTTTCTTCGGGCATTAAAAATGCTCATTATTCCACTCATATTAGCTTCCATAATTTCTGGTGTAAGCAATATTGGTTCAGCTGATAATTTAGGTCGCTTGGGGCTCAAAACCATCTCCTATTATATGCTTACAAGCCTGTTGGCTATTATTACCGGTTTGCTTTTGGTGAATATTTTTCAACCCGGAGTGGGTATCGACCGAAGTTTAGCAGAATCGGTTGACGGCCTTATTTTAACCGACAAAACACTGGGACAAACCTTGATAGAAATTGTTCCTGAAAACATATTTACTTCTTTTACGAATAGCCACATGCTATCCATTATTTTCTTTGCTATTCTGTTTGGATTTTTCATTAGCAAAACATCCGATAGCCATAAACGCATTTTGAGCAATTTCTTCAATGCATTGTTCGATATCATGATGAAAATCACCCTTTTCGTTATCAAATTCACCCCATTGGGCATATTTGGTATCGTTGCAAAAGTGGTATCAGAACAAGCCGATTTATGGGGACTGGCACAACGAATGGGCGTATATATGTTTGTTGTTATATTAGGTTTGGCTATCCACATGTTTGCTACTTTGCCTCTGCTCACCCGATTTATTGGAAAAGTCAGGCCTTTCAAACATTTTAACAATATGTCATCTCCTCTCCTCACTGCATTTTCAACTTCATCCTCAGGTGCAACTTTACCTTTAACAATAAGTGCAGTTGAGAACAAGTCAGGAGTATCTCAAAAAGTATCCAGTTTTACCTTACCACTTGGTGCCACCATAAACATGGATGGAACGGCTCTTTACGAATGTGTTGCTGCTATTTTTATTGCACAGGCATATGGAATGGATTTAACTATCGTACAGCAAATAATCATTGTCATAACCGCTTTATTGGCTTCCATTGGAGCAGCTGCCATACCTATGGCAGGCCTGGTTATGATAACAGTAATTCTATCAGCCATTGGTTTGCCGCTCGAAGGGGTAGGTTTAATATTAGCAGTCGATAGAATTCTTGACATGTTCCGTACGTCCACTAACGTATGGAGTGATACTTGTGGAGCTGTTATCATTGCCAAATCTGAAAAAGAGAAATTACCAATCGATCTGTAG
- a CDS encoding PKD domain-containing protein: MLKNILNILLLSSILLPIQLFSQSHNDHKCGTDFYHDAYYQNNPAEYEEFIQHLNERDVTPFKAQRRGDLRIIPVVFHIIHQGGTENIGDDQIISLLTKLNDDFQGRNADSASVREIFKPVYANMNIEFRLANIDPSGRCTNGVNRIYSDKTTDARDNVKSLIQWDNQKYLNVWVVKSIYNFGQAGTILGYATFPKYAISNPTKDGIVIRSDFQMYGGRTLTHEIGHWLGLFHTFQSGCGGDCETSGDLICDTPPVYEDSYGCDANKNSCHQDSPDLPDMNENHMDYTSCRLMFSKGQKEVADYYLASNYRKSLITNSNIQATGVNNSGVYTCIPVADFDVQDVTHCSNSGVEFIDQSAGSSDISYKWYFDGGTPTSSTDQHPVILYASPGKYSVKLVVSTSNGKDSLLKDNIVMIYPEEGNSIAYRENFEDPNFADDFWFIQEEQNSVEWKRTNNSSYEGSYSLFLNNFYSNTANLEYYFITPPVNLTAVNSPAMYFKYAHAQKTADSKDILRIYVSKNCGESWSLRKIINQINLPTAGQLYPTNFAPQNKSLWRDFVLDLSNYQGQSNVLVKVSLFSQGGNNMYVDDLKFFSTTSIDNEISSDAQLKIYPVPTSDHLYLESPINIKDANIYITDVMGHIVFEQKQITLDATNPLHLNLTQINTGKSGVYFILLEAENLFIRKKFSIIK, from the coding sequence ATGTTAAAAAATATACTAAACATCCTATTACTATCATCGATTCTCCTTCCTATTCAACTTTTTTCTCAATCTCATAACGATCATAAATGTGGTACTGACTTTTATCACGATGCATATTATCAAAACAATCCTGCCGAGTATGAAGAGTTTATTCAGCATTTAAATGAGCGGGATGTAACTCCTTTTAAGGCACAACGAAGAGGAGACTTACGTATCATACCTGTTGTCTTTCATATCATTCACCAAGGAGGAACTGAAAATATTGGTGATGATCAGATTATTAGTTTGTTGACAAAATTAAATGATGATTTTCAGGGTAGAAATGCAGATAGCGCAAGCGTTCGTGAAATTTTCAAGCCTGTATATGCTAATATGAATATTGAGTTTCGATTGGCAAATATTGATCCTTCAGGAAGATGTACCAATGGAGTGAACAGGATTTATTCTGACAAAACAACAGATGCAAGAGATAATGTAAAAAGTTTGATTCAGTGGGATAATCAAAAATACTTGAATGTTTGGGTTGTTAAAAGCATTTATAATTTTGGCCAAGCAGGTACTATACTTGGCTATGCAACATTTCCCAAATATGCTATTTCTAATCCAACCAAAGATGGCATAGTTATTCGCTCCGATTTCCAAATGTATGGTGGAAGAACACTTACACATGAAATAGGTCATTGGCTTGGTTTATTTCATACTTTCCAAAGTGGATGTGGTGGTGATTGTGAAACTTCAGGTGATTTAATTTGCGATACTCCACCCGTTTATGAAGACTCATATGGTTGTGATGCGAATAAAAACAGCTGCCATCAGGATTCTCCTGACTTACCTGATATGAATGAAAATCATATGGATTACACCAGTTGCCGATTAATGTTTTCAAAAGGACAAAAAGAAGTTGCCGACTATTATCTGGCATCAAATTATAGAAAAAGCCTAATTACCAATTCCAATATTCAGGCAACAGGAGTTAATAACAGTGGTGTATATACCTGTATTCCTGTAGCCGACTTCGATGTACAAGATGTAACGCATTGTTCAAACTCAGGTGTTGAATTTATTGATCAATCTGCTGGCTCATCTGATATCAGCTACAAATGGTATTTCGATGGCGGTACACCAACATCATCAACCGATCAGCATCCGGTTATACTTTATGCAAGTCCCGGGAAATATAGTGTAAAACTGGTTGTGAGTACATCAAATGGAAAAGACAGTCTGCTTAAAGATAATATTGTCATGATTTATCCTGAAGAGGGAAATAGTATTGCTTATCGTGAGAATTTTGAAGATCCCAATTTTGCTGATGATTTCTGGTTTATACAGGAAGAGCAAAACAGTGTCGAATGGAAAAGAACAAATAATTCTTCTTATGAAGGCTCCTATTCCCTTTTCCTGAATAATTTTTATAGCAATACAGCAAATCTTGAATACTATTTTATTACCCCTCCTGTTAACTTAACTGCTGTGAATTCACCAGCCATGTATTTTAAATACGCACATGCACAAAAAACAGCAGATTCCAAAGATATTCTACGGATATATGTATCCAAGAATTGTGGCGAAAGTTGGTCCTTACGTAAAATTATCAATCAGATAAATTTACCAACTGCCGGACAGCTTTATCCAACTAATTTTGCCCCACAGAATAAGTCATTGTGGCGAGATTTTGTACTTGATTTAAGCAATTACCAAGGTCAAAGCAATGTATTAGTAAAAGTTTCCTTGTTTAGCCAGGGTGGTAATAATATGTATGTAGATGATTTGAAATTCTTCAGTACCACATCCATTGATAATGAAATCAGTAGCGATGCCCAATTGAAAATATACCCTGTACCAACAAGTGATCATCTATATTTAGAGAGTCCCATAAACATTAAGGATGCAAACATTTATATCACAGATGTTATGGGTCATATCGTATTTGAACAAAAACAGATTACACTGGATGCTACAAATCCATTACATCTGAATTTAACACAAATAAATACCGGAAAATCTGGTGTTTATTTCATCTTATTAGAAGCTGAAAATCTATTTATACGGAAGAAGTTTAGCATAATTAAATAA
- the topA gene encoding type I DNA topoisomerase, translating to MSKNLVIVESPAKAKTIEKFLGADFKVKSCNGHVRDLATNKLSINVESNFAPEYLVLKEKQKIIKDLKEDAKKADFVWLATDEDREGEAISWHLSEILGLTDKNTKRIVFHEITKDAILDAVSKPRKIDQDLVNAQQARRILDRLVGFKVSPVLWKKVKPALSAGRVQSVAVRLIVEREREIINFKSTNYYKVVAEFTITDDKNQVRKIKSELSERLANMEDARSFLEDCAKSDFSVAKVEQKSAKKNPSPPFTTSTLQQEASRKLGYSVSQTMQVAQKLYEAGHITYMRTDSVRLSNLALGTAKQEITEIFGANYSQTRNYQTKSKSAQEAHEAIRPTYIKNREISVAAQESKLYDLIWKRTVASQMAEAQIDKTIVKISISQNSKQFTATGEVIKFDGFLKLYIESTDDENGNGTYEILPPLTEGQTLNLAQLTATEKFTRAPFRYTEASLVKKMEELGIGRPSTYAPTISTIQKREYVNKDYKDGKERAYTVLSLDNQLIVQEESKTEIVGADKNKLTPSSIGMIVNDFLVTNFEAIVDFNFTAAIENEFDEIAIGKLDWQKMIDLFYKDFEPTVSKAEKVLYNSSGERQLGLDPKTGLEVSAKLGRYGPFIQLGSSKDEETKPKYARLKRGQLLENITLEEALDLLKLPRDLGLFEEDMIFANIGRFGPFVGHKKAFYSIPKELDPYEINLEEAIEVIKIKREVDKNKLINEYEHEGEIIKVLNGRWGPYISYKKQSYKIAKEIDPKTLTLESSLELIKNTAPAVKKGGRRAKSK from the coding sequence ATGAGTAAGAATTTAGTGATTGTTGAGTCACCCGCAAAAGCAAAAACCATTGAGAAATTTCTTGGAGCTGATTTCAAGGTAAAATCCTGTAATGGACACGTTCGTGATTTAGCTACCAACAAACTTTCAATCAATGTAGAATCGAATTTTGCACCTGAATATTTGGTCCTGAAAGAAAAGCAAAAAATAATCAAGGATCTGAAAGAAGATGCCAAAAAAGCCGATTTTGTATGGCTAGCAACTGATGAGGATCGTGAAGGAGAAGCCATTTCCTGGCATTTATCTGAAATTCTTGGTTTGACAGACAAAAATACGAAACGTATTGTTTTTCATGAGATTACCAAAGATGCCATACTGGATGCTGTATCCAAGCCTCGAAAAATAGATCAGGATTTAGTAAATGCGCAACAAGCACGTAGAATATTAGACCGTTTGGTTGGTTTTAAAGTATCTCCTGTTCTGTGGAAGAAAGTTAAACCCGCTTTATCAGCTGGTCGAGTTCAATCTGTTGCTGTGCGCTTAATCGTAGAAAGAGAGCGCGAAATCATCAATTTTAAATCAACTAACTACTACAAAGTTGTTGCTGAGTTCACAATAACAGATGATAAAAATCAAGTAAGGAAAATTAAATCAGAATTATCTGAAAGATTAGCGAATATGGAAGATGCACGTAGTTTTTTAGAAGATTGCGCAAAATCTGACTTCAGTGTTGCTAAAGTTGAGCAAAAATCAGCAAAGAAAAACCCATCTCCTCCTTTTACGACTTCTACATTGCAACAAGAAGCATCCCGAAAGCTTGGATATTCTGTTTCTCAAACAATGCAAGTGGCTCAAAAACTATACGAAGCCGGGCATATTACGTATATGAGAACTGACTCGGTTCGTTTATCTAATTTAGCACTGGGAACAGCTAAACAGGAGATTACAGAAATTTTTGGAGCAAATTATTCACAGACCCGAAATTATCAAACCAAAAGCAAAAGTGCTCAGGAAGCGCATGAAGCCATACGACCTACGTATATTAAAAATAGAGAAATAAGTGTTGCAGCTCAGGAAAGCAAATTATATGATTTAATTTGGAAAAGAACAGTTGCCTCTCAAATGGCCGAAGCTCAAATCGATAAAACCATTGTTAAAATCAGCATCAGCCAAAATAGTAAACAATTTACGGCTACTGGTGAAGTAATCAAATTTGATGGTTTTTTGAAACTATATATTGAATCAACTGATGATGAAAACGGAAATGGAACCTATGAAATTCTTCCTCCATTAACGGAAGGTCAAACTTTGAACTTAGCACAACTAACAGCTACAGAGAAATTCACCCGTGCACCATTCCGTTACACCGAAGCCTCTTTAGTTAAAAAAATGGAAGAATTAGGTATTGGTAGACCTTCTACTTATGCACCAACTATTTCTACTATTCAAAAAAGAGAATATGTTAATAAAGATTATAAAGATGGTAAGGAAAGAGCGTATACTGTTTTATCTCTAGATAATCAGCTTATTGTTCAGGAAGAAAGTAAAACTGAAATTGTTGGAGCCGATAAGAATAAGCTAACACCATCAAGTATTGGCATGATAGTCAATGATTTTCTGGTCACTAATTTTGAAGCAATTGTTGATTTTAACTTTACAGCAGCAATTGAGAATGAATTTGATGAGATTGCCATCGGAAAATTAGATTGGCAAAAAATGATTGATCTTTTCTACAAAGATTTTGAACCAACCGTCAGTAAAGCAGAAAAAGTTCTCTATAATTCAAGTGGTGAACGCCAACTCGGACTTGATCCTAAAACGGGATTAGAGGTAAGTGCAAAACTGGGTCGTTATGGCCCCTTTATTCAATTGGGCTCCAGTAAGGATGAAGAAACAAAACCCAAATATGCCCGATTAAAAAGAGGACAACTTTTAGAAAACATCACTCTGGAAGAAGCTCTTGATTTACTTAAGCTACCACGCGACTTAGGCTTATTCGAAGAAGACATGATTTTTGCCAATATTGGTCGTTTTGGTCCATTCGTGGGACACAAAAAAGCTTTTTATTCAATTCCAAAAGAATTAGATCCGTACGAAATAAATCTGGAAGAAGCCATTGAAGTGATCAAAATCAAAAGAGAAGTTGATAAGAATAAACTGATTAACGAATATGAGCACGAAGGTGAAATCATTAAAGTATTAAATGGTCGCTGGGGTCCTTATATTTCCTACAAAAAGCAAAGCTATAAAATTGCCAAGGAAATTGATCCTAAAACACTTACACTAGAATCCAGTTTGGAACTCATAAAAAATACTGCACCAGCTGTAAAAAAAGGTGGACGTAGGGCTAAATCAAAATAA
- a CDS encoding T9SS type A sorting domain-containing protein, whose translation MKKNLFLLIAFLLISLIYFNGYSQNCQWQNFSKDTYFQGKASGKMGINSKGWVVIATEGRIYHTKDTVWDGFSDFNLPYNYAVCIDEIGDIYAAHYSFGFYHYDIGASKKNIYNDTNSSLISNDINLIKQDPKGNFWLSNWSKGVSYWDGDTFINYNTSQGLCDNWIHDIEFRDGFVVFSSINGPLSIYNDTNFITIPKEASIGEVSDIALDAQGNIWALMYSMSNSAYLIGKYDGTKWITFPSPFQKSVYLTDIAFDKNNNMWISSWNGLVKFNGMNYRYYKQSDGLINDSINHFKISSKEEIWFSSEYGVSKLTESGQISGQVFAGGNPATAAFVKLFKLNKKKTKTLELIDSVGTNASGNFDFSDLKQGEYMLYAGGEVNYVNTYLGDVESWMKSKIIYVAFCDSLYDNNTINLIDFHPIAVGNGKIAGKLVSADGTRAGAGPIKDVDVTLKKVPGGVVKIAKTNQFGLFEFDEIDTGTFSLIIDIPGLSQDSVRQVVITDSATTFSHQDYEVDSTGIHLGDYSSVQETFNSWGKMTIYPNPATFEINTSLYIPVSQEFEIELVNSNGQLVYYKKTVSTGQNNIKINIQNQARGLYLLTIKSSSIKSMQKVVVM comes from the coding sequence ATGAAAAAGAACTTATTTCTATTAATTGCATTTCTACTCATTTCATTAATTTATTTTAACGGCTATTCACAAAATTGTCAGTGGCAAAATTTCTCTAAAGACACTTACTTTCAAGGGAAAGCAAGTGGAAAAATGGGCATCAATTCAAAAGGATGGGTTGTTATTGCTACTGAAGGACGTATTTATCATACAAAAGATACCGTTTGGGATGGGTTCAGCGATTTCAACTTGCCTTATAACTATGCAGTTTGTATTGATGAAATTGGGGATATTTATGCAGCTCATTACAGTTTTGGCTTTTATCATTATGATATTGGCGCTTCAAAAAAGAATATTTATAACGACACCAATTCAAGCCTTATTAGCAATGATATCAATTTAATAAAACAAGATCCTAAAGGCAACTTCTGGCTATCAAACTGGTCGAAGGGTGTTAGTTATTGGGATGGCGACACCTTCATTAATTACAACACTAGCCAAGGATTATGCGATAACTGGATTCACGACATCGAGTTCAGGGATGGATTTGTTGTTTTCTCTAGTATTAATGGTCCATTATCCATTTATAATGACACTAATTTTATTACAATTCCAAAAGAAGCATCAATCGGTGAGGTGTCGGATATTGCTTTGGATGCTCAAGGAAATATTTGGGCATTGATGTATTCGATGTCAAATTCTGCCTATCTGATTGGAAAATATGATGGTACAAAATGGATTACATTTCCATCTCCTTTTCAAAAAAGTGTTTATTTAACAGATATTGCTTTCGACAAAAACAACAATATGTGGATTAGTTCCTGGAATGGCCTTGTAAAATTTAATGGTATGAATTATCGATATTACAAACAAAGCGATGGATTAATCAATGATAGCATCAATCATTTTAAAATATCATCTAAGGAGGAAATCTGGTTTTCATCCGAGTATGGAGTATCTAAATTGACTGAATCTGGTCAAATTAGTGGACAAGTATTCGCAGGAGGAAATCCGGCAACTGCAGCCTTTGTTAAGCTGTTTAAGCTGAATAAAAAGAAGACAAAAACGCTTGAGCTAATTGATTCTGTAGGGACAAATGCCAGTGGAAATTTTGATTTCTCAGACTTAAAGCAAGGTGAATACATGCTTTACGCTGGTGGTGAAGTAAACTATGTAAATACCTATTTAGGAGATGTTGAAAGCTGGATGAAATCAAAAATTATTTATGTTGCATTTTGTGATAGCTTGTACGACAACAATACAATCAACCTGATCGATTTTCATCCTATTGCAGTTGGAAATGGTAAAATAGCAGGTAAACTAGTATCTGCTGATGGAACTCGAGCTGGAGCAGGACCAATTAAGGATGTGGATGTTACCCTTAAAAAAGTACCCGGTGGTGTAGTTAAAATCGCTAAAACCAATCAGTTTGGATTATTCGAATTCGATGAAATTGATACAGGTACTTTTTCCTTGATTATTGACATTCCCGGCTTGTCACAAGACTCAGTAAGGCAAGTAGTTATAACTGATTCAGCTACTACATTCAGTCATCAGGATTATGAGGTGGATTCAACTGGTATTCATTTGGGTGATTACAGCTCGGTTCAGGAAACATTTAATAGTTGGGGAAAAATGACTATCTATCCAAATCCGGCAACTTTTGAAATCAATACATCTCTTTATATACCTGTTTCCCAAGAGTTTGAAATAGAATTAGTTAATAGCAATGGCCAGTTGGTTTATTACAAAAAAACAGTATCAACAGGTCAAAATAATATTAAAATTAACATCCAGAATCAAGCTAGAGGTTTATACCTGCTAACTATAAAATCATCATCAATTAAAAGCATGCAAAAAGTTGTGGTGATGTAG